From Acidovorax sp. 1608163:
GTTGAAGATGTGGCGGTAGTAGGTGAGCCACAGCGCCTCGCCTGCGTCGGGCGGTGGCGCGTCACTGCGCTGCGCGCCGGGGCCGGTGTGCAGCTGCTGGCCGTCCCAGCGCACGCTGGCGTCGGGCGTGAGGATGGCCCAGCGCATCTGCGTGAAGCGGCGGATGAAGAAGCCCGCGTTGGCCTCGGTGATGTAGTGGTCGGGCTCGAACCAGGCCATGTGCAGGGTCTCGCCATCGGGCTGGGTCACGGGGCGAAAGCGCACAAACGCGTGCATCTTGTGTTTGTCGCGTGCTACGGCGCGGACCATGTGGTGGGCCAGCATGCGGTCCGCGTCCAGCGGGTCGTGCCGCGCGGCTTCGGCTTCATTGCCGCCCTGCGCCATGCGCCACAGCAGGCGGTACATCAGCGGGAAGCGGGCGGGGTCGCGGTGCAGGATGAGCTGCTCGCACAGGTGCACAAAGTCGGGCGGTACGCGCAGCGCGGGCGCATCGGGGCTTGGTGGTGGCAGGACGTTGTGGCTGTGAGGCTCGGGCGCAAACAGGTCGCTTGCCGCATCGGCTTGGCAGCGCCAGTCCACAGCCTGCGGAGGCACGTTGGCTTGCACCAGGGCGCGTGCCGCTTGGCGAAAGCCGGGCCAGTCGGTGGGGTGGTCCAGCGTGACGGTGTGGCGCTGCATGCGGGGCTCTCGCGCTCAAAACAGGCTGCGCTGCACCGGCGGCGGCGTCAACTGCGCGGCGAGGTCGGCAGCGTCCAGCGCACGCCCGGGGCGGTAGTCGGCCGCCTCCACAAAGGGCAGCACTTTCTTGAGCGGTACATGCAGCCGCGCCAAGTCCGCATGCCGCAGGCGGCGCACGCGGCGCGCGGCCAGCAGGCGGTCCACCGTCTGCACACCAAACCCGGGCACGCGCAGAAGCAGTTCGCGCGGGGCGGTGTTGAGGTTGACCGGAAAGCGCTCGCGGTGCGCCAGTGCCCAGGCCAGCTTGGGGTCCACATCGAGTGCCAGCATGCCGGCCTGGCTGCCGGACTTGCCTTGGCTGGGCGGCACGATCTCGTCGTGGGTAAATCCGTAAAAGCGCATCAGCCAGTCGGCCTGGTAGAGCCGGTGCTCGCGCACCGTGGGCGGTGCGGCCAGCGGTAGGGCGCGGGCTGCGTCGGGAATGGGGCTGAAGGCTGAGTAGTACACGCGCCGCAGCCGGTGCACGCCGTACAGGCGCGCGCTGGTGGCGAGGATGGTGCGGTCGTTGGTCGCATCCGCCCCCACGATCATCTGCGTGCTTTGCCCGCCGGGCGCAAAGTGCGGCACGCTGGCCCGGCGCGTGGTGCGCGATTGCGGCATCGACACGATGGCCTGTGCAGCCTGCTCTTTGCGCGCGGCGCGCGATTCGCCAATGTGCACGGCCATGCGGGCCATGGAGCGGTCGATGGCGGCGCTGTCCTTTTCGGGCGCCAGGGCCGTGAGGCCTTCGGCCGTGGGCAGCTCGATGTTGATGGACAGGCGGTCCGCATAGCGGCCTGCGCGCTCCATCAGCTCCGGCGCTGCATCGGGAATGGTCTTGAGGTGGATGTAGCCGCGAAAGTCGTGCTCTTCGCGCAGCACGCGGGCCACCTCCACCACCTGCTCCATCGTGTAGTCGGGGCTCTGGATGATGCCGCTGGACAGGAACAGCCCCTCGATGCAGTTGCGGCGGTAAAAGTCCAGCGTGAGCTGCACCACTTCATCGACCGTGAAGCGCGCCCGGGGCACGTTGCTGGTCACGCGGTTCACGCAGTACAGGCAGTCGTACTGGCAGAAGTTGGTGAGAAGAATCTTGAGCAGCGAGATGCAGCGCCCGTCCGGCGCGTAGCTGTGGCAGATGCCCATGCCTTCGGTGGACCCCATGCCGCGCCCGCCCACCGAGTTGCGCGGCGCAGCGCCGCTGGATGCACAAGAGGCGTCGTACTTGGCGGCGTCGGCCAGGATGGCGAGTTTGGACTGTAAATTCACTGGATAAATTTACAGTATTTGGAGGCTCGGCACCAGCCCTGGGGTAAAAGTCCCGGGGGCGTGATGGTTCAAAATTGATAGCTGCCAGCGCTTTATGGAAAGGCGCTAGAGGCCAAAAAAGTGCTAAATCGTAGGTCGGGTTAGCGCAGCGTAACCCGACACCATCGCTCCCGCCGGTCCCTGTCGG
This genomic window contains:
- a CDS encoding putative DNA modification/repair radical SAM protein, whose translation is MNLQSKLAILADAAKYDASCASSGAAPRNSVGGRGMGSTEGMGICHSYAPDGRCISLLKILLTNFCQYDCLYCVNRVTSNVPRARFTVDEVVQLTLDFYRRNCIEGLFLSSGIIQSPDYTMEQVVEVARVLREEHDFRGYIHLKTIPDAAPELMERAGRYADRLSINIELPTAEGLTALAPEKDSAAIDRSMARMAVHIGESRAARKEQAAQAIVSMPQSRTTRRASVPHFAPGGQSTQMIVGADATNDRTILATSARLYGVHRLRRVYYSAFSPIPDAARALPLAAPPTVREHRLYQADWLMRFYGFTHDEIVPPSQGKSGSQAGMLALDVDPKLAWALAHRERFPVNLNTAPRELLLRVPGFGVQTVDRLLAARRVRRLRHADLARLHVPLKKVLPFVEAADYRPGRALDAADLAAQLTPPPVQRSLF
- a CDS encoding TIGR03915 family putative DNA repair protein; this translates as MQRHTVTLDHPTDWPGFRQAARALVQANVPPQAVDWRCQADAASDLFAPEPHSHNVLPPPSPDAPALRVPPDFVHLCEQLILHRDPARFPLMYRLLWRMAQGGNEAEAARHDPLDADRMLAHHMVRAVARDKHKMHAFVRFRPVTQPDGETLHMAWFEPDHYITEANAGFFIRRFTQMRWAILTPDASVRWDGQQLHTGPGAQRSDAPPPDAGEALWLTYYRHIFNPARLKLGMMKKEMPTRYWHNLPEAALITELAQTAHERSAQMVAAEPTTPRKMIAPLKRPIPVEPE